DNA sequence from the Desulfuromonas sp. TF genome:
ACCCGAGTAGTTTTCGCTGCAGGAAAAGTCGACCGTCTCGCCGATGGCCCCGCACCCCCACTGCAGGAGCCCGGCGAGCAGAGCCGTCGCCAATCCCTCCTCAGCGGTGGTGGACACTCCTCCGGCCAGCACCAGAGGCGTCTTTGCCTTCCGGATGGATCTTTGAAGGCTCTCCAGTCGCTCCTCGGGCAGCCCCGTGCGGCGCGCCGCCTCAGCGGTGGAGAGCTCCGGCAAGGCCGAGCGGATCGCCGGGGAAAGGGGACGCCGGAGGGCGTTTTCATTGTTCAGAGTCCGAATCAGCCAAAGAAGGAGATACGGCTCGCTGCCGGGGGCGAGGACCAGACGTTCGTCGGCATTGACCCCGGTGAGGGAGATGTGGGGTTCGGCATGTACCCAGCGAAACTCCTTCTTCCCCTTGCGGGCCGCAAACTGCCCGGCAAAATCGACGGGGCTGACAAAAGTCTCCAGCAGGTCGGCGCCGAGGGTAAGCAGAAAGTCGGCCGAGGCGATGCGATAATGGGGCAGCTCATCCTGCTGAAACAGCAGGCCATAGGCCTTGCGCAGGGCGGCATGTCCGAAGATCTCGAATTCGGGAAGGCGCTCGATGTCCAGATCGGCGCAAAACCGGTCGATCTGCTCCGACAGGGAACCTGTGGTGCGGCCGGAGAGATAGACGCTGCGCTTTTCCTCTTTCCGGCTTTCGGCCAGGGCCTTCCCGATCCGCTCGAAGGCTTCTTCCCAGGAGATCGGATTGAATTCCCCCTGCGCATCGCGCAGCATCGGGCTTCTGAGGCGCTGGGGATGGTAGAGGCGCCACAGGGAGGCCTGCCCGCGGACACAGAGACCGCCGCCGCTGATCGGATGCTCCGGAATCCCCTCCACCTTCACCGGCCGCCCCTCCCGGACACGGGCCTGCAGACCGCAGCCTGCCGGACACTCGGTGCAGGTGGCCGGATACCAGAGAGCCTCGCCGGGGGTCACCCCTTCGTCCGGCGGCACCAGATAGGAGATCAGCTTGTTCTGCCCGCTCTCCGGCCCGCAGGCGGAAAGAAGAGTCGTGCCGGAAAAGAGGCCGAGCAGGTGCAGAAATTCACGCCGCTCCATGGCGTCAGTCCCGATGCCCGAGGCACAAGGCCATCGTTTTTATATGCAAGGCAAAATGCATGAATTCATCTCCTGTTGAAATCTCAGTCACTTGTCACTTGGCACTTGGCATCCCCGCCCTTTTACCTTTTACCTTTACCTATGACACGTGGCGCAGTCGGTCGGGGCCTTCAAGGACCGGTGGCATGTCACGCACCATCCCATTTCCAGCGAGCGGACCCGTTGCATCTTTTCCATCTTCCGCACTTCTCCGTGGCAGTCGGAGCAGTCGAGGCCGAACTTGATGTGCCGTTTATGGGTGAAGTAGACGTGCTCCGGCAGGTTGTGCAGGCGGACCCAGGCGATCGGTTCCTCCTCCTGATGATATCGACGCAGCTTCTTCACTTCCGGATTGTCGACGGCGACCGTCTGGTGGCAGGACATGCACTTCCGAATAGACGGCACCCCCGCCCGGGGGGACCGTGCCGCATTCTCGTGACAGAACGTGCAGGGAAGCTCCAGCTGACCAGCATGAACCGTGTGGGGAAAGGCGATCGGCTGCTCAGGCGATTTTTGCCAGTACTCCCAATAGAACGCCAGCGCCGCCGCCAAGAGCAGAAAAAGGCCGAAATATCCCACAAGGGCTAGTTTGAAAAGAATTTTTGGCACTCCTAATCTCCAGATCCTTGTCAGCCGCCGTTTTCGGACGCGGTCTGCTCCAAAAGATACGCGGCGACCGCGGCGATCTCCTCTTCCGTGAGCGCCAGCTTGGGCATGGCGGGGTAATCGGGATTCTTTTTCACAGGGTTGCTGATAAAATTCTTCAGGGCCTCGATGTCTCCCCGGTACTTGGGAACCACTTCGTTCAGAGGAGGTCCGACCACGCGCCTGTCAAAGCGATGGCAGGCGGTGCAGTGCTGCTCGAAAACCCCTTTGCCCGCCGAAGCGGGTTCTGCCTTTTCTCCGGCCGATGCAGGCGCAGCCTTCTCTCCGGCTTGCGCAGGGGCGACGCTCAGGGTACGGGAGAGAAGGACCGGCTCGATCAGGATATTTTCCCTGGCCACGCAATCAGCGAGAACGTGAATTAAAAAAAGAGAGAGAACAGCGATCACCGGGGCGGCGCGTCGTGTCTTCCCTTCACCGGAAGGCGCCAGAAGCTGCAGGCAGGCGACCATGGCCAGGATCAGGCTGATGCCCGCGAGGATGAAAACGCCCGGCGACAGGGCCATTTCCGGCAGGGTCAGAAGATCAAAAATGAGCGGGACGGGCCAGATCAGCAGAGCGGCGGCGACCAGAACCGTTCCTGTTTTCCGCGCCAGATCCTGC
Encoded proteins:
- a CDS encoding c-type cytochrome — protein: MPMPNESVILLSPESASLLEILLSSAIFILLTFVGFVIGGAVVAFVLPAYGGRKFQRFGLDLLSKVTVNFPVAILVVLVAAISLYCVELLYDPGLLNAVFWGGILFLLFFGLAVLALSRRIALSRGMISQGNAILAAAGILPVLASMFFLVSAAALLIMPEKWPFAAGNWGLILSWNGVAGFLEFAALSLAVTGAGVLAMDIRSEKKGLQDLARKTGTVLVAAALLIWPVPLIFDLLTLPEMALSPGVFILAGISLILAMVACLQLLAPSGEGKTRRAAPVIAVLSLFLIHVLADCVARENILIEPVLLSRTLSVAPAQAGEKAAPASAGEKAEPASAGKGVFEQHCTACHRFDRRVVGPPLNEVVPKYRGDIEALKNFISNPVKKNPDYPAMPKLALTEEEIAAVAAYLLEQTASENGG
- a CDS encoding cytochrome c3 family protein, producing the protein MPKILFKLALVGYFGLFLLLAAALAFYWEYWQKSPEQPIAFPHTVHAGQLELPCTFCHENAARSPRAGVPSIRKCMSCHQTVAVDNPEVKKLRRYHQEEEPIAWVRLHNLPEHVYFTHKRHIKFGLDCSDCHGEVRKMEKMQRVRSLEMGWCVTCHRSLKAPTDCATCHR